One window of the Chitinimonas sp. BJYL2 genome contains the following:
- a CDS encoding site-specific integrase, protein MVFRTKYSNVPQHQLRANGILDGILNHSIHAYSMATLTDTKARSIKPEDKPIAHGGVTGLALHPAPTKGRGKWVLRFVSPVTGKRRNAGLGTYPEVSIAEATRQGQQMQDQVSRGLDPLEERAKVSNAPKKPTFKVAAETLHRELLPGWKNAKHGQQWINTLNTYAFKTLGNLALDQIQPSHIADVLRPIWIEKAETASRLKQRIHAVMAWGWAHGHSQANPVDVVDHLLAQQPGKSVRTQHQPAMPWRDIPDFYKSNLTLDADRSVTKAILAFVILTACRSGEARGVTWGEVNLEEGIWTIPATRMKAKLSHRVPLSSQAKAILAHQHAFESQFKSLSADDLVFPSPRKGIELSDMVLTSYLRRMEAKSDVPGRVATAHGFRSSFRDWCSEQGYARDLAERALAHVVQNKVEAAYHRTDLLEQRRPMMQAWADHVTPVIPASSRNADQQTEILNGNLDNSVAVQNRGGSSAQNK, encoded by the coding sequence TTGGTTTTCCGTACAAAGTACAGCAATGTTCCACAGCATCAGTTAAGAGCAAATGGCATACTGGATGGCATACTGAACCACTCGATTCATGCCTATTCCATGGCCACTCTTACTGACACCAAAGCAAGAAGCATCAAGCCGGAGGACAAACCCATCGCGCATGGCGGCGTCACTGGACTTGCGCTCCATCCCGCCCCCACCAAGGGGCGTGGGAAATGGGTTCTGCGCTTTGTCAGCCCCGTCACTGGAAAGCGCAGAAATGCCGGATTGGGCACATACCCTGAGGTCAGCATTGCCGAGGCCACTCGCCAGGGTCAGCAAATGCAGGACCAAGTTAGTCGTGGCCTTGATCCGCTGGAGGAGCGCGCCAAGGTTAGCAATGCACCCAAGAAGCCCACCTTTAAGGTTGCTGCGGAGACCCTGCATCGAGAGTTGTTGCCCGGTTGGAAGAACGCCAAGCATGGTCAACAGTGGATCAACACACTGAATACCTATGCATTCAAAACGCTAGGGAACCTGGCGCTGGACCAGATTCAGCCATCGCATATCGCCGACGTCCTGCGGCCCATCTGGATTGAGAAAGCGGAAACTGCGAGTCGGCTCAAGCAACGCATTCATGCTGTGATGGCTTGGGGTTGGGCACATGGACACAGCCAAGCCAACCCAGTTGATGTCGTAGACCACTTGTTGGCGCAGCAACCCGGCAAGTCGGTCCGCACACAGCATCAACCAGCAATGCCTTGGCGGGATATTCCTGACTTTTACAAATCGAATCTCACACTTGATGCTGACCGCTCAGTTACCAAGGCCATACTCGCTTTTGTCATCCTGACAGCTTGCCGTTCTGGCGAAGCGCGCGGCGTGACTTGGGGCGAGGTGAACCTTGAGGAAGGCATCTGGACGATCCCCGCCACACGGATGAAAGCCAAGCTGAGTCATCGCGTACCGCTGAGCTCGCAGGCGAAGGCAATACTGGCACATCAGCATGCGTTCGAATCACAGTTCAAATCGTTGTCTGCCGACGATTTGGTGTTCCCCTCGCCGCGTAAAGGGATCGAGCTATCAGACATGGTACTCACTAGCTACTTGCGGCGCATGGAGGCTAAAAGCGATGTACCCGGCAGAGTCGCCACAGCTCACGGCTTCCGGTCCTCGTTCCGTGACTGGTGTAGTGAACAAGGCTATGCACGAGACTTGGCTGAGCGCGCGCTGGCGCATGTGGTGCAGAACAAGGTGGAAGCCGCGTATCACCGCACTGACTTGCTTGAGCAGCGTCGTCCAATGATGCAGGCATGGGCTGACCACGTTACTCCAGTTATTCCAGCGAGTAGTCGAAATGCCGACCAACAAACCGAAATTCTGAACGGCAACCTAGATAACTCGGTTGCCGTTCAGAATCGGGGAGGAAGTTCGGCACAAAACAAATAA
- a CDS encoding type II secretion system protein — translation MIGWAVSRGRASRRETGFSFVELLATLAIVALLASIAIPLAQTTVKRSKEMELRRALRDVRMAIDAYKRASTDGFIAVLPGQSGYPPSLTDLTAGVENAKVPGKKLYFLRRLPRDPFFADATVPAAESWGVRSFDSPPDNPRTGDDVFDVYSTSTQLGLNGLAYKEW, via the coding sequence ATGATCGGGTGGGCAGTTTCAAGGGGTAGGGCATCGCGGCGCGAGACCGGCTTCAGCTTTGTCGAGCTGCTGGCTACGCTCGCCATCGTCGCCTTGCTGGCCTCGATTGCGATTCCCCTGGCGCAGACCACGGTGAAGCGCAGCAAGGAAATGGAGCTGCGCCGGGCTTTGCGCGATGTACGCATGGCGATTGATGCGTACAAGCGTGCCTCGACTGATGGCTTCATTGCCGTTCTGCCCGGTCAGAGCGGCTATCCGCCCAGCCTGACCGACCTGACGGCCGGTGTAGAGAACGCCAAGGTGCCCGGCAAGAAGCTGTACTTCCTGCGGCGCCTGCCGCGCGATCCGTTCTTTGCGGATGCGACCGTACCCGCCGCAGAGAGCTGGGGTGTGCGCAGCTTTGACTCCCCACCGGATAACCCGCGCACTGGTGACGATGTGTTTGACGTGTACTCGACCTCGACGCAACTGGGCCTTAACGGCTTGGCGTACAAGGAGTGGTGA
- a CDS encoding DUF488 family protein: MTIYTIGYEGLDIDSFVSLLVEHNIETVVDIRELPLSRKPGFSKKALSSILNLSGLEYVHMVDLGCPKLVRDRYRENGNWKHYTEGFLKHLKTQESAIAELSELSESSSCALLCYEADFNLCHRSMVANAVRAYRGADVEHIKATGARTARPALPRLAFA; this comes from the coding sequence ATGACCATTTACACCATAGGCTACGAAGGATTAGACATCGACTCGTTCGTGTCGCTGCTCGTGGAGCACAACATCGAAACCGTTGTTGATATCCGCGAGTTGCCTCTGTCACGCAAGCCCGGGTTTTCGAAGAAGGCGCTGTCCAGCATTCTAAATCTTTCCGGCCTTGAGTATGTCCATATGGTCGACTTGGGCTGCCCAAAGCTGGTGCGCGACCGCTACCGTGAAAACGGCAACTGGAAGCACTACACGGAAGGCTTTCTGAAGCACCTCAAGACTCAAGAGTCTGCCATCGCCGAACTTTCAGAGCTGTCGGAATCGTCGAGCTGCGCACTGCTGTGCTACGAGGCCGACTTCAACCTCTGCCACCGCTCTATGGTTGCCAATGCCGTGCGCGCGTACAGAGGTGCGGACGTCGAGCACATCAAAGCTACAGGCGCTAGAACAGCGAGACCTGCCTTACCTCGACTGGCTTTCGCTTAG
- a CDS encoding 2-keto-4-pentenoate hydratase: MPLSPAAVLEAAQLLTARHQTGEQGPLLPDHCRPTDIADALAIQRAVADVLGDTIGGYKCGMPAADKLIIAPIYTRTIHRQSPCPVWARKGSLRIEPELAFVLGADLPPRNAPYTATDVDAAIASTHLALELIDNRYDDTAIVDYLDKLADGLVNQGLLLGPKIDNRIGQSLEQVAVTLQSGHAAQAFAGQHPAGLPRAPLYWLAEHLRSAGIGLKAGQAVITGSYAGAPTVCATASLRVQFGDIGEISVHFAQR, from the coding sequence ATGCCCCTGTCGCCTGCCGCCGTACTCGAAGCCGCCCAATTGCTGACGGCGCGCCACCAGACAGGTGAGCAAGGCCCGCTGCTACCCGACCATTGCCGCCCCACCGACATCGCCGACGCACTGGCGATCCAGCGTGCGGTGGCCGATGTACTGGGTGACACCATCGGCGGCTACAAATGCGGCATGCCGGCGGCCGACAAGCTGATCATCGCGCCCATCTACACCCGCACCATACACCGCCAATCGCCCTGCCCCGTCTGGGCGCGTAAGGGCAGCCTGCGTATCGAACCTGAGCTCGCTTTCGTGCTGGGCGCCGATCTGCCACCACGCAATGCGCCCTACACCGCGACGGATGTGGATGCCGCCATCGCCAGCACACATCTGGCGCTGGAGCTGATCGACAACCGCTACGACGATACCGCCATCGTGGATTACCTCGATAAGCTGGCCGATGGGCTCGTCAACCAGGGTTTGCTGCTGGGCCCGAAGATCGACAACCGCATCGGTCAATCACTGGAGCAGGTCGCCGTTACCCTGCAAAGCGGTCATGCCGCACAGGCCTTTGCAGGCCAGCACCCCGCCGGGTTGCCACGTGCGCCGCTTTACTGGCTGGCGGAGCATTTGCGCAGCGCCGGTATCGGCCTCAAGGCGGGCCAGGCCGTCATCACCGGGTCTTATGCGGGTGCGCCCACGGTATGCGCCACGGCGTCCTTGCGGGTGCAGTTTGGTGACATTGGCGAGATCAGCGTCCACTTCGCGCAGCGCTGA
- a CDS encoding type II secretion system protein, whose translation MQRERGYSYAVALFAVAILTTLSLRAVENAKTAEWREREAELLYVGQAYRNAIQQYYVQTPGTVKRYPPDLKALLLDERATTTRRPLRRLYRDPITGTPDWGLVPAPDGGVMGVYSLSTRAPIKVADFPEVLVSFTGAKRYVDWQFVYQPS comes from the coding sequence ATGCAGCGCGAGCGTGGCTACAGCTATGCCGTGGCACTGTTTGCCGTGGCGATTCTCACGACCCTGAGTTTACGGGCCGTGGAGAACGCCAAGACCGCCGAGTGGCGTGAGCGTGAAGCCGAGTTGCTGTATGTGGGGCAGGCCTATCGCAACGCGATTCAGCAGTACTACGTGCAAACGCCGGGCACGGTGAAGCGTTACCCACCCGATCTGAAAGCTCTGTTGCTGGACGAGCGAGCGACGACAACACGCCGACCGTTACGTCGACTGTATCGTGACCCGATCACGGGGACGCCTGATTGGGGGCTGGTGCCCGCGCCCGATGGTGGGGTGATGGGCGTGTATTCGCTCTCGACCCGCGCCCCGATCAAGGTGGCGGATTTCCCTGAGGTGCTGGTGAGCTTTACCGGCGCCAAGCGGTATGTGGATTGGCAGTTTGTGTATCAACCCAGTTGA
- the gspG gene encoding type II secretion system major pseudopilin GspG, which yields MYQANKTQQRGFTLLELLVVLLIIGLLAGFVGPKYFGQIGRSEQKVAKAQIDAFDKALDQYRVDVGRYPTTDQGLAALFAAPAGEGKWRGPYLKKAIPADPWNNAYKYTSPGQDGRDFDIISYGKDGKAGGTDDDADVVSWN from the coding sequence ATGTATCAAGCAAACAAGACCCAACAGCGCGGCTTCACGCTGCTGGAACTGCTGGTGGTCCTGCTGATCATCGGCCTCTTGGCCGGCTTCGTGGGCCCCAAGTACTTCGGGCAGATCGGTCGCTCGGAACAGAAGGTGGCCAAGGCCCAGATCGATGCCTTTGATAAGGCGCTGGATCAGTACCGTGTCGATGTGGGCCGTTACCCGACCACCGATCAAGGCTTGGCTGCGCTGTTTGCCGCCCCTGCCGGCGAGGGCAAGTGGCGCGGTCCTTACCTCAAGAAGGCCATCCCGGCTGATCCGTGGAACAACGCCTACAAGTACACTTCGCCCGGCCAGGATGGCCGTGACTTTGACATCATCTCCTACGGCAAGGATGGTAAGGCCGGCGGGACTGATGACGATGCCGATGTGGTGAGCTGGAACTGA
- a CDS encoding GspMb/PilO family protein codes for MLPQFSFAVFSLCQTTRKHLAWSVFGGVMVVIAVMLSVSYAQQKQALANLSMELTSPTATSVPIASSAYQPTQSALPAFNSAQLAKTLGDQASKLKLDLSEVNYTLDETSGLPYLRYRVTLTLDASYPNIRRYVAALQVAVPNLSLDGIHCNREDIGDKPLSCDLTLSAVYQRGAHG; via the coding sequence GTGCTTCCTCAGTTCTCATTCGCCGTCTTTTCCCTGTGTCAAACCACCCGTAAGCATCTGGCTTGGTCGGTGTTCGGCGGTGTGATGGTGGTGATCGCGGTAATGTTGAGTGTGTCGTACGCCCAGCAAAAACAAGCGCTGGCGAACCTGTCGATGGAATTGACATCGCCAACTGCTACTAGTGTGCCGATTGCTTCATCGGCATATCAGCCAACGCAATCCGCACTACCCGCATTCAACAGCGCCCAACTCGCCAAGACCCTCGGTGACCAAGCCAGCAAACTCAAACTCGACCTGTCCGAGGTCAATTACACGCTCGACGAAACCTCGGGCCTGCCGTACCTGCGCTATCGCGTCACGCTGACGCTCGACGCCAGTTACCCCAATATCCGTCGCTACGTTGCTGCTTTGCAAGTTGCCGTCCCGAACCTCTCCCTCGACGGCATCCACTGCAACCGCGAAGACATCGGCGACAAGCCCCTCTCGTGCGATCTGACCCTGTCCGCGGTCTACCAACGAGGCGCCCATGGATAA
- a CDS encoding type II secretion system protein, with amino-acid sequence MRKRLCTHSLIRGYTMIELLVAMAIIAMLLSIAAPKYFANLDKAKEDVLREDLYILRDALDKFYADKGKYPEKLDDLVEQKYLRAIPVDPFTESNKSWVVVTSEDASLGVVQDVKSSAPNKARNGTWYKDW; translated from the coding sequence ATGCGTAAACGTTTGTGCACCCATTCCCTGATCCGCGGCTACACGATGATCGAATTGCTGGTCGCGATGGCGATCATCGCCATGCTGCTGTCGATTGCCGCACCCAAGTACTTCGCCAATCTCGACAAGGCCAAGGAAGACGTCTTGCGGGAGGATCTGTACATCCTGCGCGATGCGCTGGACAAGTTCTACGCCGACAAAGGCAAGTACCCAGAAAAGCTCGACGATCTGGTGGAACAGAAGTACCTGCGGGCTATCCCGGTCGACCCGTTTACCGAGAGTAACAAGAGCTGGGTGGTCGTCACGTCCGAGGATGCCAGCTTGGGCGTGGTGCAGGACGTCAAAAGCAGTGCCCCGAACAAGGCGCGCAACGGCACCTGGTACAAGGATTGGTAA
- a CDS encoding cohesin domain-containing protein — protein sequence MHFSDFPRLTVRATLLSVALALSGCASVYHHGTGMDEMARGNYAEAVPHLQKAAELSPQDVRYKTDWLQNRDKAVSRLLAQADANLHSGKETEAQQQYQSILSFDPDNERARSGLDKLARLRQANEDAAQARDALKRNDPTLALKLASRALEAVPDQLEAKAVRREIEALQSKELLTTPSLSNLYKKPINLEFRDASVKTVFEALSRTTGINFIFDREVKADQRTTVFLRQTALEDAIDVILTTNQLDKKILNDTSVLIYPNTPAKAKEYQELVVRAFYLATAEAKQTAQLLKTVLRIKDVFVDDKLNLLVLREPPETIVLAEKLVALHDLDEPEVMLEVEVLEINRSRLLDLGIKLTDQFTVAPLTSSTSSGTGGSTTSTLPTFKLSDLKNLNSDKLGVTLPTATLSLRKEDGDANLLANPRIRVKDREKAKILIGDKVPVVTTTTTPNGFLSENIQYLDVGLKLEVEPDVHLRDEIGLKVSLEVSSVVNTVKTSSGSQAYQIGTRNASSVLRLKDGETQVLAGLISDEDRSAANRIPLLGDLPLLGRLFSSQKDDRRKTEIVLSITPRLIRNADRKEPAAEAFWSGSESILRTKPLQLRTLSNPNTSAAAPTTQPASNPAAPANPSAASNASPTPASAPAQAAAQAGTDNALPPQAAEMLANTSPLRLRWDGPNRSKVGEALTLNLALDSSELLRAAPLQLAYNPAQFEVVSVKEGTYFSKDGKGNFSQIVDKQSGRISVGLSSSEATGVKGDGRLMTVELKALAPAEAEISLLRISPVGSSQAIVRPVTPIVHKVSVAP from the coding sequence ATGCATTTCTCTGACTTCCCCCGCCTGACCGTGCGCGCCACGTTGCTGTCTGTTGCTCTGGCCCTGAGTGGCTGTGCCTCGGTCTACCACCACGGCACCGGCATGGACGAAATGGCCCGCGGCAATTACGCCGAAGCCGTCCCGCACTTGCAAAAGGCCGCCGAACTCTCCCCCCAGGACGTTCGCTACAAAACCGACTGGCTGCAGAACCGCGACAAAGCCGTCAGCCGCCTGCTGGCCCAAGCCGATGCCAATTTGCATTCTGGTAAAGAGACGGAAGCCCAACAGCAGTACCAATCCATCCTCAGCTTCGACCCCGACAACGAACGCGCACGATCCGGCCTCGATAAGCTTGCCCGCCTGCGCCAAGCCAACGAGGATGCTGCCCAAGCTCGTGACGCCCTCAAGCGGAACGATCCGACCCTGGCCCTCAAGCTCGCCAGCCGCGCTCTCGAAGCCGTGCCGGATCAACTCGAAGCCAAGGCCGTCCGCCGCGAGATTGAAGCGCTGCAATCCAAAGAGCTGCTCACGACGCCCTCGCTGAGCAATCTCTACAAAAAGCCCATCAATCTCGAATTCCGTGATGCGAGCGTGAAAACGGTGTTCGAGGCGCTGTCGCGCACTACCGGCATCAACTTCATCTTCGACCGCGAAGTGAAGGCCGATCAGCGCACCACGGTGTTCCTCCGCCAGACCGCGCTTGAAGATGCGATCGACGTGATCCTCACGACGAATCAGCTCGACAAGAAAATCCTCAACGACACCAGCGTCCTCATCTACCCAAACACGCCAGCCAAGGCCAAGGAGTACCAGGAACTGGTCGTCCGTGCGTTCTACCTGGCCACGGCGGAGGCCAAGCAGACCGCCCAGTTGCTGAAGACGGTACTCCGAATCAAAGACGTGTTCGTGGACGACAAGCTGAACCTGTTGGTACTGCGTGAACCGCCCGAAACCATCGTCCTCGCCGAAAAACTCGTCGCCTTGCACGACCTCGACGAGCCCGAAGTGATGCTCGAAGTCGAAGTGCTGGAAATCAACCGCTCGCGCCTGCTGGACCTGGGCATCAAGCTGACCGACCAGTTCACTGTCGCCCCGCTGACCAGCAGCACCAGTTCCGGCACCGGCGGCAGCACGACGTCGACGCTGCCGACGTTCAAGCTCAGCGACCTAAAGAACCTGAATTCCGACAAGCTGGGCGTGACGCTGCCCACGGCCACGCTCAGCCTGCGCAAGGAAGACGGCGACGCCAACCTGCTCGCCAACCCGCGCATCCGTGTCAAAGATCGCGAGAAAGCCAAGATCCTCATCGGCGACAAGGTCCCCGTGGTGACCACGACCACGACACCGAATGGCTTCCTGTCCGAGAACATCCAGTACCTCGATGTGGGCCTGAAACTTGAGGTCGAACCCGATGTGCATCTGCGCGACGAGATTGGCCTCAAGGTCTCGCTCGAAGTCAGCTCGGTGGTCAACACCGTCAAAACCAGCAGCGGTTCGCAGGCGTACCAGATCGGTACCCGCAACGCGAGCAGCGTGCTGCGCCTCAAGGATGGCGAGACCCAGGTATTGGCCGGGCTCATCAGCGACGAAGACCGCTCGGCCGCGAACCGGATTCCGCTATTGGGTGACTTGCCGCTGCTGGGCCGCTTGTTCTCCAGCCAGAAGGATGACCGTCGCAAGACTGAAATCGTCCTGTCGATCACGCCGCGCCTGATCCGCAATGCGGATCGTAAGGAACCAGCAGCCGAAGCGTTCTGGTCTGGTTCGGAATCGATCCTGCGCACCAAGCCTTTGCAGCTGCGCACCCTCTCGAACCCGAATACTTCCGCTGCCGCACCGACGACTCAGCCGGCATCGAACCCGGCAGCACCCGCGAACCCGAGCGCTGCCAGCAACGCGAGTCCCACACCTGCTAGCGCCCCCGCCCAGGCTGCTGCACAAGCCGGAACCGACAACGCGCTTCCCCCACAAGCCGCCGAAATGCTGGCCAACACCAGCCCCTTGCGCCTGCGTTGGGACGGCCCGAACCGCAGCAAGGTCGGCGAGGCCCTCACACTGAATCTGGCGCTCGACAGCAGCGAACTGCTGCGCGCCGCCCCCCTGCAACTGGCCTATAACCCGGCCCAGTTTGAAGTCGTGTCGGTGAAGGAAGGCACGTATTTCAGCAAGGACGGGAAGGGCAACTTCAGCCAGATCGTGGACAAGCAAAGCGGCCGGATTTCGGTTGGGCTGTCGAGCAGCGAAGCGACGGGCGTGAAGGGGGATGGCCGTTTGATGACCGTGGAACTCAAAGCCTTGGCGCCGGCTGAAGCCGAAATCAGTCTGCTGCGCATTTCCCCGGTGGGGAGCAGCCAGGCGATTGTTCGCCCGGTGACCCCCATCGTGCACAAGGTCAGCGTCGCACCATGA
- a CDS encoding type II secretion system F family protein — MARFRIKALANTGEVARHEVEAATEDEARHVIVAAGGRVLTLDAVGSGMPTGFRASPFNLTVFNQQLHSLLEAGQPIVDTIEILGRNDRAGRHQSVYASLLTSLQQGKQLSEAMANLPSVFPPLYVAMVRASETTGTVRAAIRRFMHYQKQIDEIRGKLISAAIYPAILIGVGFLVVAFLMLYVVPRFSAVFDDVSARNNQVAGLVQLWGTFVREHGVFAWSTFFLIVAGIVTLLVHPVPRAWVSRRLLNMPWVGERLWILQLARLYRTLSMLLKSGVSVLSAMRMTEASLSPAMRGDLQAAAIQVSQGMPLSMVFPEHRLSTEVAQRLLLAGESSGNLDDMMERIADFYDQEVATWIDVAGRLIEPVLMVVIGLIIGGIVMMLYTPIFDLANAI, encoded by the coding sequence ATGGCCCGGTTCCGGATCAAGGCCCTCGCCAATACCGGTGAGGTGGCACGGCATGAGGTGGAAGCCGCCACCGAGGACGAAGCACGCCATGTGATCGTGGCGGCGGGTGGCCGCGTGCTCACGCTCGATGCCGTGGGTAGCGGCATGCCGACCGGATTTCGCGCCAGCCCATTCAATCTGACCGTGTTCAACCAGCAGCTGCATTCGCTGCTGGAGGCAGGCCAGCCGATTGTGGACACGATCGAGATTCTGGGCCGGAACGATAGAGCAGGGCGGCATCAGTCGGTGTACGCGAGCTTGCTGACCAGCCTGCAGCAGGGCAAACAGCTCTCGGAAGCCATGGCCAATCTGCCCTCGGTGTTTCCGCCGCTGTATGTGGCGATGGTACGAGCCAGTGAGACCACCGGTACGGTGCGCGCCGCAATCCGCCGCTTCATGCACTACCAGAAGCAGATCGACGAGATTCGCGGCAAGCTGATCTCGGCGGCGATCTACCCGGCGATTCTGATTGGCGTGGGCTTTCTGGTGGTGGCATTCCTGATGCTTTACGTGGTGCCGCGCTTCAGTGCGGTGTTCGACGATGTGAGCGCCCGCAACAACCAAGTCGCCGGCCTCGTGCAGCTCTGGGGCACCTTTGTGCGCGAACACGGCGTGTTTGCCTGGTCGACCTTCTTCCTGATCGTGGCCGGCATCGTCACCTTGCTGGTTCATCCTGTGCCGCGTGCCTGGGTGTCGCGACGATTGCTGAACATGCCTTGGGTGGGCGAGCGCCTATGGATCCTGCAACTGGCGCGGCTGTATCGCACGCTGAGCATGCTACTCAAGAGCGGGGTGAGCGTGCTGTCCGCCATGCGCATGACGGAGGCGTCGTTGTCGCCAGCGATGCGGGGTGATCTGCAAGCCGCCGCGATTCAGGTATCGCAGGGCATGCCGCTGTCGATGGTCTTCCCCGAGCACCGCCTGAGTACCGAGGTCGCCCAGCGTTTGCTGCTGGCGGGAGAGTCCTCCGGCAACCTCGACGACATGATGGAACGCATTGCCGACTTCTACGACCAGGAGGTCGCCACCTGGATTGATGTCGCGGGTCGCTTGATTGAACCCGTTTTGATGGTTGTCATCGGGCTCATCATCGGCGGCATCGTGATGATGCTGTACACGCCGATCTTTGATCTGGCCAACGCCATCTAG
- a CDS encoding GspE/PulE family protein, translating to MLTLPQLHAATLAATPVHDWLDVLVERTGHLRAELLNQAGQLTGYPVLSGADDWAITPDFSHASYADMVQHTVLVGMDAQGQPVALTAQPLDSELGTWLAELGQTLAEVYLVDPRALRQELERHEASFSAVAEAVGVEEVIELARDGTGDLTLTAIQGEASPAVRLVNSTVFDALRYEASDIHLESVPQGLVIKFRIDGVLNRIAMVNNPLLAEQTIARIKVLAELDIAEKRVPQDGRFRVASKGRDIDIRVSIMPSIHGEDAVLRILDKQALIDQLQRLTLDSLGFDSETIRLLRRLASEPYGMLLVTGPTGSGKTTTLYAALTEINNGEDKVITIEDPVEYQLPGVLQIPVNEKKGLTFSVGLRSILRHDPDKILVGEIRDPDTAQIAVQSALTGHLVFTSVHANNTFDVIGRFMHMGVDPYNFVSSLTGVVAQRLVRQNCPQCTVDVTPDAELLTESGITDPQTYRFRAGQGCSHCRGTGYKGRRAVAEVLRLTDEIREMIVNRASIRALKEQARKEGTRFLRDIALELVRNGQTTLQEVNRVTFVA from the coding sequence GTGCTGACGCTTCCCCAACTTCACGCCGCCACCTTGGCCGCGACCCCGGTACATGACTGGCTTGACGTCCTCGTCGAGCGCACTGGTCATCTGCGGGCTGAACTGCTGAACCAAGCCGGCCAGCTGACCGGCTACCCGGTGCTGAGCGGCGCCGACGATTGGGCCATCACGCCCGACTTCAGTCACGCGTCCTATGCCGACATGGTCCAGCACACGGTGCTGGTGGGTATGGATGCCCAAGGCCAACCGGTCGCGCTGACGGCGCAGCCACTCGATAGTGAGCTGGGTACCTGGTTGGCCGAGCTGGGCCAAACGCTCGCTGAGGTTTACCTGGTTGATCCGCGTGCACTCAGACAGGAGCTGGAGCGGCATGAGGCCAGCTTCAGCGCCGTCGCTGAAGCCGTGGGGGTGGAAGAAGTCATTGAGCTGGCCCGTGATGGTACGGGTGACCTGACGCTGACCGCGATTCAGGGTGAGGCCAGCCCGGCTGTGCGGCTGGTCAATTCCACCGTGTTCGATGCGCTGCGCTACGAAGCCAGCGATATCCACCTGGAGTCGGTCCCGCAAGGCTTGGTGATCAAGTTCCGGATTGATGGCGTGCTCAACCGCATTGCCATGGTCAACAACCCCTTGCTGGCCGAGCAGACGATTGCGCGGATCAAGGTATTGGCAGAACTCGATATCGCCGAGAAGCGCGTGCCACAGGATGGCCGCTTCCGCGTGGCGTCTAAAGGGCGAGATATTGATATCCGCGTCTCGATCATGCCCAGCATCCATGGCGAAGATGCGGTACTGCGGATTCTGGACAAACAGGCGCTCATTGATCAGTTGCAACGTCTGACGCTGGATTCACTGGGGTTCGATAGCGAGACAATCCGGCTACTGCGCCGATTGGCGTCCGAGCCTTACGGCATGTTGCTGGTGACCGGCCCGACGGGGAGTGGCAAGACGACCACGCTGTACGCGGCACTCACTGAGATCAACAACGGCGAAGACAAGGTCATCACGATTGAAGACCCGGTCGAGTACCAGCTCCCCGGCGTGCTCCAGATCCCCGTGAATGAAAAAAAGGGCCTCACCTTCTCGGTAGGCCTGCGCTCCATCCTCCGCCACGATCCCGACAAAATCCTCGTCGGCGAAATCCGCGACCCCGATACCGCGCAGATCGCCGTGCAGTCTGCGCTCACGGGTCACTTGGTGTTCACCTCGGTCCACGCCAACAACACCTTCGATGTGATTGGCCGCTTCATGCACATGGGAGTGGACCCGTACAACTTCGTGTCCTCGCTGACCGGTGTGGTGGCACAGCGTCTGGTTCGCCAGAACTGCCCACAATGCACGGTGGATGTGACGCCCGATGCCGAACTGCTCACCGAGTCGGGCATCACTGATCCGCAGACCTATCGATTCCGGGCAGGGCAGGGGTGTAGTCACTGCCGGGGTACGGGCTACAAAGGCCGGCGTGCGGTGGCGGAGGTGCTACGCCTCACCGACGAGATTCGAGAAATGATCGTGAACCGTGCCTCGATTCGGGCGCTGAAAGAGCAGGCACGCAAGGAAGGCACCCGCTTCCTGCGTGATATCGCGCTGGAGCTGGTGCGTAATGGCCAGACGACCCTGCAGGAGGTAAACCGTGTCACGTTTGTGGCCTGA